The Oncorhynchus tshawytscha isolate Ot180627B linkage group LG18, Otsh_v2.0, whole genome shotgun sequence genome has a window encoding:
- the hebp2 gene encoding heme-binding protein 2, with translation MLKTIGQAIFSTTLQNPKFTPNEENKAPDYEVRTYQTTNWISTTLTGMEQQAAISTGFRRLFSYIQGNNHNKENVEMTAPVTCLVDPGAGPACETTFTVSFYIPEEHQAAPPLPSDPEVFLENRKEFTVFVRTYGGFTNMQKSREELLNLLESLQRDGARYKDMPYYVCGYDSPFKLVNRRNEVWILQKTEP, from the exons ATGCTGAAAACAATTGGGCAAGCTATTTTTTCGACTACTTTGCAGAATCCAAAGTTTACACCTAACGAGGAGAATAAG GCTCCTGACTATGAGGTCCGTACCTATCAGACAACCAACTGGATAAGCACTACTCTGACTGGTATGGAGCAGCAGGCTGCGATAAGCACTGGGTTCCGACGCCTGTTCAGCTACATCCAGGGCAACAACCACAACA AGGAGAACGTGGAGATGACAGCTCCAGTGACGTGTCTGGTGGACCCTGGGGCTGGCCCGGCCTGTGAGACCACCTTCACAGTGTCCTTCTATATCCCAGAGGAGCACCAGGCCGCCCCACCCCTGCCCAGCGACCCAGAAGTCTTCCTGGAGAACAGAAAGGAGTTCACTGTGTTTGTCAG GACGTATGGGGGTTTCACCAACATGCAGAAGAGTCGTGAGGAGCTTCTGAATCTGCTAGAGAGCCTCCAGAGGGACGGGGCACGCTACAAGGACATGCCCTACTACGTCTGTGGCTATGACAGCCCCTTCAAACTAGTCAACCGCAGAAATGAGGTCTGGATCCTCCAGAAGACAGAGCCATAG
- the kif25 gene encoding kinesin-like protein KIF25 yields MPLFINRDQIFAHQVHLLEHKLRSKEERILELETENAILHLRLADCLGKLRRDHAEEAEAEAQKRWQHQRVVQQSTQSALAKLLSEVQILKQDLREVFAVYVNFATELENQSRLLLEQVGQASFALQGHHGNDVHSLQAQMEALERSLLEEKERSRTERERRKILHNTLVELRGNIRVHCRVRPVLPFDDGQGSTLAIGPATTEEVVQAVNDDTVVVNCTRMGNLGLNKMFEFERVHGPEDSQDVVFEEVKPLLTSLLDGYNVCIMAYGQTGSGKTHTMIGAQAEDPSGPQGEARQGVIPKAATELFRMISEKPAESHTVEVSVVEVYNNEVLDLLAKDEDGVAMGAKRDVITTSTGTSEVPLLSYVLVRSSADVMQLISSVLRLRARCPTLVHRDSSRSHLIVTLTVSSKSPNALALARRLQSVKKDMQRKAQKEWWSPRCRRANPMARQSGDERSTSSSSSPYHSPSHSPIHSSCPSPRASTAQAPFRTKLQLVDLAGSECVGMSGVTGAALWETSCINRSLSALSDVLGALAEQRPHVPYRNSKLTHLLQDAIGGDAKLLVMLCVSPTQRYMTESLQSLGFGTRARQVQKDTPRRKNIALKLK; encoded by the exons ATGCCACTCTTCATTAACCGAGACCAGATATTTGCGCACCAAGTGCACCTTCTGGAGCACAAACTGCGG AGCAAAGAAGAACGCATTCTGGAGTTGGAGACTGAAAATGCCATTCTTCACCTGAGGCTCGCCGAT TGTCTGGGGAAACTTCGTCGGGATCATGCAGAAGAGGCAGAAGCAGAAGCCCAGAAGCGTTGGCAACACCAGAGAGttgtgcagcaaagcacccagtCTGCCCTGGCCAAACTCCTGTCTGAAGTTCAg ATTTTGAAGCAGGACCTGAGAGAGGTGTTTGCGGTGTATGTGAACTTCGCCACTGAGTTGGAGAACCAGAGCAGGCTGCTGCTGGAACAAGTCGGCCAAGCCAGCTTCGCCCTCCAGGGCCACCATGGCAATGATGTGCACA GTTTGCAGGCTCAGATGGAGGCTCTAGAGCGCTCTCTACTGGaggagaaggagcggagcaggactgagagggagaggaggaagatacTTCACAACACCTTGGTG GAGCTGCGGGGGAACATCAGGGTCCACTGCAGAGTGCGTCCAGTCCTTCCCTTTGACGATGGCCAGGGATCAACATTAGCAATAGG GCCTGCTACAACAGAAGAGGTGGTTCAGGCAGTCAATGAT GATACAGTTGTTGTGAATTGTACTAGAATGGGGAACCTGGGGCTGAACAAGATGTTTGAGTTTGAGAG GGTGCATGGTCCTGAGGACTCCCAGGATGTCGTGTTTGAGGAAGTGaagcctctcctcacatctctgcTGGACGG GTATAACGTGTGCATCATGGCGTACGGACAGACAGGCAGTGGGAAGACACACACCATGATTGGCGCCCAGGCTGAGGACCCCTCAGGACCACAGGGGGAGGCCCGGCAAGGCGTTATTCCCAAAGCAGCCACTGAACTCttcag GATGATATCGGAGAAACCTGCTGAGAGTCACACGGTGGAGGTGTCTGTGGTGGAGGTGTACAACAACGAGGTGTTGGATCTGCTGGCTAAAGACGAGGACGGGGTTGCCATGGGCGCCAAGAGAGATGTCATCACTACCAGCACAGGGACCAGCGAGGTGCCCTTACTCTCCTACGT GTTGGTGAGAAGCTCAGCAGATGTGATGCAGCTGATCAGTTCTGTTCTGAGGTTGAGGGCTCGCTGCCCTACACTGGTCCACAGAGACTCCTCACGCTCTCATCTCATAGTCACCCTCACTGTCTCCTCCAAGAGCCCCAACGCACTGGCCctgg CTCGTAGGTTACAAAGTGTCAAGAAAGACATGCAGCGCAAGGCTCAGAAGGAGTGGTGGAGCCCCCGCTGTCGCCGTGCCAACCCAATGGCCCGCCAATCGGGGGACGAACGTTCCACTAGCTCCTCCTCCTCGCCCTACCACTCCCCCAGCCACTCCCCCATTCACTCCTCTTGCCCCTCCCCCAGAGCCAGCACCGCCCAGGCTCCCTTCAGGACCAAACTACAGCTGGTGGACCTTGCAGGtagcgagtgtgtgg GTATGTCAGGGGTGACTGGCGCTGCCCTGTGGGAGACGTCGTGTATAAATCgcagtctgtctgctctgtctgacGTACTGGGAGCTCTGGCAGAGCAACGGCCACATGTGCCCTACAGAAACAGCAAGCTCACACACCTACTGCAGGATgccatc GGTGGGGATGCGAAGCTGCTGGTGATGCTTTGTGTCTCTCCCACCCAGAGGTATATGACTGAGTCTCTACAGTCTCTGGGCTTTGGCACGCGGGCTCGTCAGGTCCAAAAAGATACCCCTCGCAGGAAGAATATTGCCCTAAAACTGAAGTaa
- the ccdc167 gene encoding coiled-coil domain-containing protein 167, with protein sequence MTKSKDKREKVSVASEIDRVEERRLRCHDSIERAEFRRRREELSDQDRQSLEDEMTIMNDRMQKYDKELEVLRGENRRNMMLSVALLAVSALFYYAFIHY encoded by the exons ATGACCAAATCTAAGGACAAGCGAGAGAAAGTCAGCGTTGCTAGCGAG ATTGATCGTGTTGAGGAGCGACGGTTGCGATGTCACGATAGTATCGAGAGGGCCGAGTTCAGACGGCGGCGCGAGGAGCTCTCGGATCAAGACAG ACAATCGCTGGAGGATGAAATGACGATAATGAACGATAGGATGCAAAAGTATG ATAAAGAGCTGGAGGtgttgagaggagagaacaggaggaataTGATGCTCTCTGTTGCTCTATTGGCCGTCAGTGCTCTCTTCTACTATGCCTTTATCCACTACTGA